ATGGTGCAGGACCTGCGCACCCTTGTGGAAATCGAATCTCCCAGCCGCAACGCCGAGCAGATCCGCAAGGTGGGCGATGTGGTGGAAGGCTGGTTGAACCTGCTTGGTGCCCGCAGTGAGCGCATCGCGTCCAGCAATGGAGACCATCGCCTGTTTCGCCTGCCGTCTCCCAACCCCCAGAGAATCCTGATCCTCTCCCATGCCGACACCGTGTGGGAGATGGGCACCCTCAGCCGCTTGTCGTTTCGCATTGACGGAGACCGGGCGTATGGCCCCGGCAGCTATGACATGAAGGGGGGCATCGTGCAGGCGGTCTGGGCCTTAAAAGCCCTGCAAACCCGGGGCATGTTTCCCTGCCAGATTGATTTCCTGCTCACCAGCGATGAGGAGATCGGCTCCAGAACCTCTTCCGGCCTGATCGAAGAACTGGCGCAAGGGGCTCAAGCTGTGCTGGTCATTGAACCCTCCAACCCCGGCACCTACACCCTGAAAACCAGCCGCAAGGGGGTGGGGGATTTTTACGTGACCGTGCAAGGCAAGGCCGCCCACGCCGGAGGGCAACCCGAGAAAGGGGTCAATGCCATTCTGGAATTGTCCCGTCAGGTGCTGCATGTGACCGCTCTGGGCACGCCATCCAAAGGGACCACCATCAATGTGGGGGTCATCCATGGCGGAACCGCGAGCAACGTGGTCCCTGCCGAGGCGTGGATGCACGTTGATCTGCGGGTCACCACCCTGTCGGAAGCCCAGAGGGTCGAGGAGGCCATGAAATCCCTGCATGCCTTCGATGAGCGTGCCCGGGTGACCGTGACTGGTGGGCTGAACCGCCCTCCGTTTGAACGCACCGAAGGGACCGCCCACCTGTACGAACTGGCCCGTGAGGTGGCCAACAGCCTCGGGTTTGTGCTGGGAGAAGATGCCAGTGGCGGAGGCAGTGACGGGAATTTCACGGCCAGCATTGCGCCCACTCTGGATGGGCTCGGGGCTTGTGGGGATGGTGCCCACGCAGAGCACGAACATGTGATCGTGTCCGAGATGCCCAGACGTGCCGCTTTGCTGGCAGGCCTGATCCTTGCACTCAATCCAGCCCCCGAGGAAACGGCAGATCCTGCTGCAAGCCCAGAATGAATCGGTAGAATAAAGCAGATGACTGTGCAGTGACTTTCGCAAGGGTGTTTTGCTGCGTGAATTCAGTGAAACAGGAGGATTCAAACACACCCTCCTGTTTCAAAAAACCCTCACCAGAGCGACAGCTTCTTGTTCTTCTGTCAAATGCTTTAAAGTGTGGTGACCCTGGAGGTTTTGAATGTTCTCGTTGTTTCGCAAGTCTGCCCCCACCCCCAAAGATCCTTACGTCAAGCAGATGGACCAGAACGCGTTTAAAATCCGTGTGCGCACCAACCGGCACAAGGAGGTTGTGGAATTGCGGTTCACCCGCAGCGCCGACATCGGCCGCAACGACGATGGAGATGGTTTCATTTACCGCAAGATGGTGGTGGGCCCCAACCATTTTGACCGGGGCGAAGTGACCATCATCTTTGACAACCGTTACAACGTCAAAGACGTGCAAACCGAAGGTTGCACGCCCATTGAAGTCAAAGACTGGGAAGATTGAGGTTTTTAAAAGCCATCAGCGCTCAGCCATCAGAGCAAAGGCCGAAGAGTGGGTTTGCGAGGAATGATGGGAATCCACGATCAGAAGATCAACTTCTGTTGAATGCTCTTTCCCGAGGTCTTCCAGAAAAAAGACTCTGGACTGATCCTGTTTCACACCCCAAGATGATTCAATCCTGCTTGCAGCAGGGTTTGGACCTCTTCAGGACTGGCGGCCTCTGCATAAACCCTGAGGACGGGTTCGGTGCCTGAGGCCCGGAACATGATCCACGTTCCATCCGACAAGAACCATTTGATGCCATCACGCAAGTCGATGTTGTGCACCTCACGTCCGGCAATGGGTTGTGGGGTGTTGAGTTTTTGCATCAACTGGTCCTTGACCTGCAAGCTGGGCAACTTCAAGTCAATGCGGTCATAAGCGTGCCGCACCCCTGTGAAGGCTTCCAGATCAGCAAACAGTTCAGACAGGCTCTTGCCCGAGTGGGCCACCGCTTCCAGCATCAAGAGGGCGTTCAGAATGCCGTCCCGCTCGGGAAGGTGCCCTTTGATGCCGATGCCGCCAGATTCCTCGCCACCGATC
This genomic window from Deinococcus misasensis DSM 22328 contains:
- a CDS encoding M20 family metallopeptidase, translated to MQDVLQLLQAQQDSMVQDLRTLVEIESPSRNAEQIRKVGDVVEGWLNLLGARSERIASSNGDHRLFRLPSPNPQRILILSHADTVWEMGTLSRLSFRIDGDRAYGPGSYDMKGGIVQAVWALKALQTRGMFPCQIDFLLTSDEEIGSRTSSGLIEELAQGAQAVLVIEPSNPGTYTLKTSRKGVGDFYVTVQGKAAHAGGQPEKGVNAILELSRQVLHVTALGTPSKGTTINVGVIHGGTASNVVPAEAWMHVDLRVTTLSEAQRVEEAMKSLHAFDERARVTVTGGLNRPPFERTEGTAHLYELAREVANSLGFVLGEDASGGGSDGNFTASIAPTLDGLGACGDGAHAEHEHVIVSEMPRRAALLAGLILALNPAPEETADPAASPE